A single genomic interval of Chitinophaga sp. 180180018-3 harbors:
- a CDS encoding baseplate J/gp47 family protein — protein sequence MANNCENIIHPFQYAPGISQRNRALPALDAASAPVDGRTLADLLNYFVQMAPQINYYQYSGINQISDWRPFFENSLPFLLARISKLDTGQLQRDFEQYAQEVFQRPVKDTLQLLVDFFYFDVILPIAGWQQTFHGTGLPVERTVEALIQQQLRGPFAQFVQLTNGAVKLFCIRPLDLKALRDPGLWGIDPVLGALEWNTSFSQAATAREKALLLLNTYRALLQPFIDAMGAIVQLAPTCIQESLQPLNEAYKQRHAPHLGLLFSFLYLFGHVQKQMNGFTQKHLDFFYKDVLGLRPRPVTPDKAHIVFELQQPFSKYLLKAGTLLRDGKDANKTDVLFELSDEIVVDNAAITSLRTLFLNPVTGVRRTAVGGAPPTCQSGDFIEGVYIAPQANSADGQGAALDPGASWYTAGARYSKLVPPGKTLPAQYPYARLGFVLASPVLLLQEGTRTITTKISCIAPDEGNCGKNNSNNAVLINDQFFFPAFKTMLSKSYYYFSDDLITQAQKMGIASAITDQMTALLTATDIAADGTHAVLESDNTTYTVLLNQVRAFTPAVAQLFKPRKLLQVYFSGAKAWITPPELVAQSIEKTVAGYDITLTAILPPDVPAVTFYDKGVLNEDLNTTQPVMRVEVDQQIKINLDKILEQQPGHNCEQCCLEKEKKSTAAAIAIYHFLRDLRITDVNISVQVCGVKNVIVQNDETVQDVNGLMYPFGSRPTVGSNFYIGSEEIFMKHWEEVRLSLNWKDLPTGKFSDYYNGYQNVYRNANVTKGKVLDNNFKVRFGYLQDGDWIDEAAVNCKDDGSDTNNLLFRNKTAPPLCNGANKDLDYQFILTPNTFPTLADPKETFTYTGIKRMDASTRRGFLRATLQCQDFQHDKYPIALARQMMAVSKLPEIVDGAVYYGVNPGDTKLETLSIDDLTKVIKDSFTDADNVKHIVDPLVNQIFSEGSGGTITASIWSLLFNTIPPPLSGDDSKLKHGVDQLWQRLKDQADKIDQAKEKGVVIPKEPWTPIIKNLSVDYKASAGMKDMQLLHLYPFENTHKTEVLTLQPPLLPVYCEEGTLFIGLKQLQPYGNLQLLFQLAEATADSESEKADVNWYYLSSNIWKPLRTGFEILNDDTDGLTRSGIIKMTIPGDINTFNTIMPSDSYWVKAAIPAHAESVCETIGVHTQAVLAVCTVAPQNDTGRMSAALPAGSVSKLDAADAHIKSVLQPYDSFGGQLPEASGHFYVRISEQLRHKGRAIQSFDYERLVLEAFPQLYKVKCINHTLGLGAKEYQQDFTYAGGYVVLAVIPDLRQIKAGQLQEPKAPLSLLEKVHTYLKQRSSPFVRLKVTNPRYEKVQVNIAVTLVKGKDPAFYTAQLKTDLQEFFAPWAVGKLDKLSFGQLVNESDVVRFVEQLDYVDFVKCLQLWHELEDAPAQRIRPHTPRSILVSGNIDVSTDDCIAPQPNDHPEIDNEVDCNHPEPLLPPCTDDKIGQAPR from the coding sequence TCCTGCTGGCACGCATCAGCAAGCTGGATACCGGACAATTGCAACGCGATTTTGAGCAATATGCGCAGGAAGTGTTCCAGCGTCCGGTTAAAGATACGTTGCAACTGCTGGTCGACTTTTTCTATTTTGATGTGATCCTGCCTATTGCCGGCTGGCAGCAAACCTTCCACGGTACCGGCTTGCCAGTAGAAAGAACTGTAGAGGCACTTATACAGCAACAATTGCGCGGTCCTTTTGCACAGTTTGTGCAATTGACCAATGGTGCCGTAAAACTATTTTGCATCCGCCCCCTTGACCTGAAAGCGTTACGTGATCCGGGTTTATGGGGAATAGACCCGGTGCTGGGAGCATTGGAATGGAATACTTCTTTCAGCCAGGCGGCTACTGCACGGGAAAAAGCTTTGCTGTTGCTCAATACCTACCGCGCGTTATTGCAGCCTTTTATAGACGCTATGGGGGCTATTGTACAACTGGCGCCTACATGTATACAGGAAAGCCTGCAGCCCCTGAATGAAGCCTATAAGCAACGGCATGCCCCACATCTCGGGTTGCTGTTCTCCTTCCTTTACCTGTTCGGGCATGTGCAAAAACAGATGAATGGTTTCACACAAAAGCATCTCGACTTTTTTTATAAAGATGTGCTGGGCTTGCGCCCCAGGCCGGTTACGCCTGATAAAGCACATATCGTATTTGAGCTTCAACAGCCATTCAGTAAGTATTTACTGAAAGCAGGTACCTTATTGCGGGATGGAAAAGACGCGAATAAAACAGATGTGCTGTTTGAGCTGTCGGATGAAATTGTGGTAGACAATGCGGCTATCACCAGCTTGCGCACACTTTTCCTCAATCCTGTGACCGGTGTGAGACGTACCGCTGTGGGAGGCGCGCCGCCTACCTGCCAGTCAGGCGATTTTATCGAAGGCGTGTATATTGCCCCGCAGGCTAATTCAGCCGATGGGCAAGGCGCTGCGCTGGATCCCGGCGCCAGTTGGTATACAGCAGGCGCGCGTTACAGCAAACTGGTGCCTCCCGGGAAAACCCTGCCGGCACAGTATCCGTATGCCCGCCTGGGTTTCGTACTGGCGTCGCCGGTATTGCTTCTGCAGGAAGGTACACGCACCATCACTACTAAAATAAGCTGTATAGCGCCTGATGAAGGCAATTGCGGCAAAAATAATAGCAACAACGCTGTGCTGATAAATGATCAGTTTTTCTTTCCTGCGTTTAAAACAATGCTGAGCAAATCTTACTACTATTTTTCGGACGACCTGATTACACAGGCGCAGAAAATGGGTATAGCCAGCGCTATTACGGATCAAATGACTGCCTTGCTGACTGCCACGGACATAGCAGCTGACGGTACTCATGCGGTGCTGGAAAGTGATAATACAACCTATACTGTACTGCTTAACCAGGTGAGAGCTTTCACGCCGGCTGTGGCGCAATTGTTTAAGCCGCGAAAGTTGTTGCAGGTCTATTTCAGCGGCGCCAAAGCCTGGATCACGCCACCTGAGCTGGTAGCGCAAAGCATTGAGAAAACAGTTGCCGGCTACGATATAACTCTGACGGCTATACTCCCCCCTGATGTACCAGCTGTTACATTTTACGACAAAGGCGTATTGAATGAAGATCTGAACACTACCCAACCGGTAATGAGAGTAGAAGTAGATCAGCAAATAAAAATAAACCTTGACAAAATACTGGAACAGCAGCCCGGACACAACTGTGAACAATGCTGTTTGGAAAAGGAGAAGAAAAGTACGGCGGCTGCCATTGCGATATACCATTTCCTGCGCGACCTGCGCATAACAGATGTGAACATCTCTGTACAGGTATGTGGTGTGAAGAATGTGATTGTGCAAAATGATGAAACGGTGCAGGATGTAAACGGGCTGATGTATCCTTTTGGTAGCAGGCCTACTGTTGGGTCTAATTTCTATATAGGCAGCGAAGAAATATTCATGAAGCATTGGGAGGAAGTGCGGCTGAGCCTCAATTGGAAAGACCTGCCCACAGGGAAATTCTCAGATTATTACAATGGCTACCAAAACGTTTACCGGAATGCTAATGTGACCAAAGGAAAAGTGCTGGACAATAATTTCAAAGTGAGGTTTGGATACCTGCAAGATGGTGACTGGATAGACGAGGCGGCAGTAAACTGCAAAGACGATGGGTCTGATACCAATAACCTCTTGTTCAGAAATAAAACAGCGCCCCCTTTATGTAATGGAGCGAATAAAGACCTGGATTACCAGTTCATTTTGACGCCGAATACCTTTCCGACATTGGCCGATCCCAAAGAAACGTTCACCTATACAGGGATAAAGCGCATGGATGCCAGCACCCGGCGTGGCTTTTTGCGAGCCACCCTGCAATGCCAGGATTTTCAACATGATAAATACCCCATTGCATTGGCACGGCAAATGATGGCTGTATCCAAGTTGCCCGAGATTGTGGACGGAGCAGTTTATTATGGCGTAAACCCCGGGGACACCAAGTTGGAAACATTGAGCATAGATGATCTTACCAAGGTTATCAAGGACAGTTTTACTGACGCTGACAATGTGAAGCATATTGTAGATCCCTTGGTAAATCAGATATTTTCGGAAGGTAGCGGAGGCACTATCACCGCCTCTATTTGGTCGCTTTTATTCAATACCATCCCGCCGCCTCTTTCAGGTGATGACTCTAAGCTAAAGCACGGTGTAGACCAGCTTTGGCAACGCCTGAAAGACCAGGCAGACAAGATAGACCAGGCCAAAGAAAAAGGGGTAGTCATTCCTAAAGAACCATGGACCCCAATTATCAAAAATCTTTCAGTTGACTATAAGGCTAGCGCCGGAATGAAAGACATGCAACTCCTCCATCTCTACCCCTTCGAAAATACACACAAAACGGAAGTGCTGACACTGCAACCGCCGTTATTACCTGTCTACTGCGAAGAAGGCACACTTTTTATAGGCCTGAAACAATTGCAGCCCTATGGCAACCTGCAATTGCTTTTCCAGCTGGCCGAGGCAACTGCAGATTCAGAATCCGAAAAAGCAGATGTGAACTGGTATTACCTGAGTAGTAATATCTGGAAACCGCTACGTACAGGCTTTGAGATCCTGAACGACGATACCGACGGACTTACCCGCTCCGGCATCATCAAAATGACTATCCCCGGCGATATCAACACCTTCAACACTATCATGCCTTCGGATAGCTACTGGGTTAAAGCGGCTATCCCTGCACATGCCGAATCAGTATGCGAAACCATTGGCGTGCATACACAAGCTGTGCTGGCAGTGTGCACCGTTGCGCCGCAAAATGATACCGGGCGGATGAGTGCTGCACTGCCGGCTGGTAGCGTTAGTAAACTGGATGCGGCTGATGCACATATCAAATCGGTATTACAACCCTACGATTCCTTTGGCGGACAACTACCGGAAGCCAGCGGTCATTTCTATGTACGCATCAGCGAGCAATTGCGTCATAAGGGAAGAGCGATACAGTCGTTCGATTACGAAAGGCTGGTCCTCGAAGCTTTTCCACAATTGTATAAAGTGAAATGTATCAATCATACCCTGGGGCTGGGTGCTAAGGAGTACCAACAGGATTTCACGTATGCCGGCGGTTATGTGGTGCTGGCCGTGATCCCCGACCTGCGGCAAATAAAAGCAGGGCAGTTACAGGAGCCCAAAGCCCCGCTTAGCCTGCTGGAAAAGGTGCATACCTATCTTAAACAGCGCAGCTCACCCTTTGTACGGTTGAAAGTAACTAACCCGCGCTATGAGAAAGTACAGGTGAATATCGCAGTAACCCTGGTGAAAGGAAAAGATCCTGCCTTTTATACCGCGCAGTTGAAAACGGATTTACAGGAATTCTTTGCCCCCTGGGCGGTAGGTAAGTTGGATAAATTGTCGTTTGGCCAACTGGTAAACGAATCGGATGTGGTGCGCTTTGTAGAGCAACTGGACTATGTGGATTTTGTGAAATGCCTGCAGTTGTGGCATGAACTGGAAGACGCGCCTGCACAGCGGATCCGGCCACATACACCCCGTTCTATTTTGGTAAGCGGGAATATTGATGTATCAACGGATGATTGTATTGCTCCGCAGCCGAATGATCATCCGGAGATAGATAATGAAGTGGATTGTAACCACCCCGAACCGCTGCTGCCACCTTGTACTGATGATAAAATCGGACAAGCGCCCCGTTAA